The following proteins are encoded in a genomic region of Glycine max cultivar Williams 82 chromosome 18, Glycine_max_v4.0, whole genome shotgun sequence:
- the LOC102663970 gene encoding uncharacterized protein, which produces MTMLDESRGCMLGQHDKSGKREQAVYYLSKKFTACEMNYSMLDRTSCALVLLSKFDIVYVTQKAIKGSALADYLAQQPLNDYQHMHPEFSDEDIMALFEDEVDDEDKDKWIVWFDGASNALGHGVGVVLLTPDDQCIPFMARLGFDCMNNMVEYELRGEWETRNHKLIPYQAYIKKLTEFFDDVSFHHISRQKNKMVDALATLASMFQLIPHGDLSYIKFRCHGKPTHCCLIEENQDGRPWYFDVKRYIKDKECTQEASDNDKRMLRRLAAGFFLSEDILYKKNHDMVLLRCVDAREVDLMPMEVHEGSFGTHANAHAKAWKILRVGYYWLTMENDCCIHVRKFHKCQAFADNVNASVVPLNILVVPWPFSMWGIDVIGAIEPKASNGHRFVLVAIDYFTKWVEAASYASVTRSVVVRFIKKEIICWYRLPRKIITDNATNLNNKMMKEMCEDFKIQHHNSMPYRP; this is translated from the exons ATGACTATGTTGGATGAGTCGagggggtgtatgctggggcagcaTGACAAGTCCGGGAAGAGGGAACAGGCCGTCTATTACTTAagcaagaagttcacggcctgtgagatgaactactctATGCTTGATAGGACATCCTGTGCCTTG GTTCTACTGTCAAAGTTCGACATTGTTTATGTCactcaaaaggcgataaaggggagcgccttggcagattatctAGCTCAACAGCCCCTCAATGACTACCAACATATGCATCCAGAATtctcggatgaggacatcatggccttattCGAGGATGAGGTGGACGATGAAGATAAGGACAAATGGATAGTGTGGTTCGACGGTGCGTCCAACGCACTAGGCCATGGAGTTGGGGTGGTTTTGCTTACCCCCGATGATCAATGCATACCCTTCATGGCTAGGTTAGGGTTTGACTGCATGAATAACATGGTTGAATATGAG ttgagaggagaatgggagacTAGGAATCataagttgataccctaccaaGCCTACATCAAGAAGCTGACAGAGTTCTTCGATGACGTATCCTTCCACCATATTTCCAGACAGAAGAACAAAATGGTTGATGCGCTCGCCACTCTAGCATCCATGTTCCAATTGATCCCGCATGGGGATTTGTCATACATCAAGTTTAGATGTCATGGGAAACCTACACATTGCTGCTTGATAGAGGAGAATCAAGATGGTAGACCTTGGTACTTCGACGTCAAGCGATATATCAAAGACAAGGAGTGCACACAGGAGGCTTCTGACAACGACAAGAGAATGTTGCGAAGGCTAGCAGCAGGCTTTTTCCTAAGCGAAGATATCCTGTacaagaaaaaccatgatatggtCCTGCTCCGATGTGTAGATGCCAGGGAGGTTGATCTAATGCCCATGGAGGTGCATGAGGGATCCTTTGGGACGCATGCCAATGCACATGCCAAGGCCTGGAAGATTCTGAGGGTAGGGTactactggctcaccatggaaaatgATTGTTGTATCCATGTGAGAAAATTCCATAAGTGTCAGGCAtttgcagacaatgtcaatgcttcGGTCGTGCCTTTAAACATCTTGGTAGTGCCTTGGCCATtctctatgtggggaatagacgtGATCGGAGCTATTGAGCCCAAGGCTTCAAACGGACACCGCTTCGTTTTGGTTGCAatcgactacttcaccaaatgggttgaagcgGCTTCATACGCCAGTGTAACAAGGAGCGTGGTGGTTAGGTTCATCAAGAAAGAGATAATTTGCTGGTATAGATTGCCCAGGAAGATTATCACTGACAAtgccaccaatctgaacaacaaaatgatgaaaGAGATGTGTGaagatttcaagatccaacatcacaattccatgCCTTATAGGCCCTAG